One segment of Gadus chalcogrammus isolate NIFS_2021 chromosome 8, NIFS_Gcha_1.0, whole genome shotgun sequence DNA contains the following:
- the kiss1ra gene encoding KISS1 receptor a — MFASTSSSEELWNSTEGPSWDNRSRWNSSLGREGRGGVGGQEDGEQHPFLTDAWLVPLFFSLIMLVGLVGNSLVIYVISKHRQMRTATNFYIANLAATDITFLVCCVPFTATLYPLPGWIFGDFMCKFVAFLQQVTVQATCITLTAMSGDRCYVTVYPLKSLRHRTPRVAMIVSVCIWIGSFILSIPIFLYQHIEEGYWYGPRQYCVDRFPSKTHERAYILYQFIAAYLLPVLTISFCYTLMVKRVGRPTVEPVDNNYQVNLLSERTISIRSKVSRMVVVIVLLFTVCWGPIQFFVLFQSFYPQYQPNYATYKIKTWANCMSYANSSVNPIIYGFMGASFQKSFRKTFPFLFKHRIRDNSTVSRTANAEIKFVAAEEGNNNNVVSGIE; from the exons ATgttcgcctccacctcctcctccgaggaGCTGTGGAACTCCACCGAGGGTCCGTCGTGGGACAACCGCTCCCGTTGGAACTCTTCCCTGggcagggagggaagggggggtgtcGGGGGCCAGGAGGATGGGGAGCAGCACCCCTTCCTCACGGACGCCTGGCTGGTGCCCCTTTTCTTCTCCCTGATCATGCTGGTGGGCCTGGTGGGGAACTCTCTGGTCATCTACGTCATTTCCAAACACCGGCAGATGAGGACCGCCACCAACTTCTACATCG CAAACCTTGCTGCCACAGACATCACCTTCCTGGTGTGCTGTGTGCCCTTCACTGCCACGCTCTACCCCCTCCCTGGTTGGATCTTTGGCGACTTCATGTGCAAATTTGTCGCCTTTCTTCAGCAG GTGACGGTGCAGGCCACATGCATCACCCTGACCGCCATGAGCGGCGACCGCTGCTACGTCACCGTGTACCCGCTCAAGTCGCTCCGTCACCGCACGCCGAGGGTGGCCATGATCGTCAGCGTCTGCATTTGGATCG GTTCCTTCATTCTTTCCATTCCCATCTTCCTGTACCAACACATCGAGGAGGGCTACTGGTACGGTCCCAGGCAGTACTGCGTGGACAGGTTCCCCAGCAAGACGCACGAGAGGGCCTACATCCTCTACCAGTTCATAGCCGCCTACCTGCTCCCCGTCCTCACCATCTCCTTCTGCTACACGCTGATGGTGAAGAGGGTAGGGCGGCCCACCGTGGAGCCAGTAGACAACAACTACCAG GTCAACCTGCTGTCGGAGAGGACCATCAGCATACGGAGCAAGGTGTccaggatggtggtggtgatcgtCCTTCTGTTCACCGTGTGCTGGGGTCCCATCCAGTTCTTTGTCCTCTTTCAGTCCTTCTACCCCCAGTACCAGCCCAACTACGCCACATACAAGATCAAGACGTGGGCCAACTGCATGTCCTACGCCAACTCCTCTGTCAACCCCATCATCTACGGCTTCATGGGGGCCAGCTTTCAGAAGTCCTTCAGGAAGaccttccccttcctcttcaaGCACAGGATCAGAGACAACAGCACGGTGTCCCGGACCGCCAACGCAGAGATCAAATTTGTGGCCGCGGAAGAAgggaacaataacaatgtcGTGAGCGGGATTGAATGA